tatattacaCTTCATAAACTCTTGAAGTTGCAAGGAATAATTAACATTGTGCATGTGCTGAAACTCTCATTTAAAATTGATCaaagtattaaataataaaaaggaatAATTAGTTCATTTCAAAAAGTTGGTTAAATGAAAATGTGAGaatatattcataaaaaatttcataatttgacAATGACAATTGGAgaagtaaataaaaatatttaaaaaaaatgagaggGAAAAAATAGCTAGTCAAGCAAGGTAAGGTTTTATGTATACTTCCACAgtaaaaaatgaatttgaaggTATAAGGTCTAACAACTCTTTAAAGAAAGAATAGATCTATTCATATTGTTTTACTATCGATTCTTTCAATTTGATTGTGATTCAAGTACATCTGTAATTAACCCTACAAATTTGAACTGCTAGGAAAGAGAATTGAATCGAATAGTACAAATCATAAGATTCTGACATAAGTAGATTCACTCCATAAATTTTGAGAATTGTGGGATTCTAATAACAGATGTAAACAAAATATCAAATCAAATCCAACTAAAATTATTGCTAGTAGTGGCATTTAACTTTCCATTACAtgaaaacccaaaaaaaaaaaaaaagaaaaaatccaaGTGCATTCCAATACATGAATTCTTTGGGGTTAAAAAAAGACTTTATCCTTTTTTCTAATCCGTAAACCAAGAATAACTACCTGAAGTGCAGCTTCAAGCTCCTCCCGCTCGTGTCCAGTAGCAATAGGCATTACATCCTCAACCCTCTTTTTCACAGAACCATCTGCTGAAAAACAGAACACACCGTTCACTCACATACAAATACACAGACACATGCATTTGAACAAGCATGCTCGCTTCTACAGGCATTGTTCACAGTAAATCTAGGGCAACTCAAATCAATTTCATATgcatacataaaaataaaaataaaaataaaggcgCTCATCTTCAAATGTAGAAAAACATGTTTGCCTGTGTAGGCTTAATGCTTATAACTAAtcattttctatcatattgAGTTAGGTGGGGCACTAACAGCTAGAAAATTATGCAGTTTAGGATAATTTTCTCCCCCCCGAAACACAAGGAGCTTTATCTATACGTCCATTCATACACTTCCATTTACGACCACACATATCATAACCACGGAAGCATACACTTCCCGTCATAGCGATACAGAAGCCAAACAAAATTGACGAGAATATAAAAAGAGATACAATAACTGTAGAAATACAAATATGAAAGTGAAGTGAGGATCTGAAGGAAAACCTGAATCGGCACTGAAGTATCGATGGAAGAGAGAAGCGGAAGGCGATGGGGAAATGAAGGACCGATTAGAGCGTGCGAATCGGATGGCGGCGGAAGCAGATAGGTTAGAGGAGGCTAGGGTTTTGAGCTGTGAAGAGAGTGATCTTCTCCACATCGTCGTCGTTTTGGTGGATTCAGATTCTGTGTTCTCTTGTGATCGAAGGTCACACCCTGTCTGTATCTCAGGCTTCTATCTGGTCTCTAGCGTTCTCAGTCTATAGAGAACAATAATTTCATGGAAAATGGGAAATGGGGAGAACGGCCAAAATGGGGTTTCAGTCCCAGTGCGTTGAGCTGTGGAGTGCACGGGGATTGACTTGGCTGGCACGTGCGAAATCGAGGATTTTACCTCCAATTTTTTCTTCTGAAATTTTAGATACTATTTTcacataaattaataaaataaaatatcattaatataattatatttatagatttttttattttttaatataacttCTAGTTATattgatttattaaataattaatataattaaattatttttgaaattataaatcaaacctaataaataatataccttttaaaaaatgtaatttataatttgaaaaaaaaaagtctatttTAGTGGGAGGAATGAAGTATCagttaatttactttttattttcttaatccaATAATTGAGCTACATAGTTCTTACAACTGGTCAAATAGGccataactatttttttttttaataaaattagattgtattaataaaattctatttattatttcaaaCAGATACGATTAGATTGTCTAACCAAAATATGAACCGAAAAACAGTATTACGATgaatcaatttaataaaaatatcaattttaaaatctaacaaaaatttataatcattcaaaatcaaatctcttatataagataatttgataaaaatccTCCTCAAGTACTTGTTTAAAgtcctgcataagataatttaacaaaaatactcctccttttttctctctcaagcataaatcattaaagtctcctgAAAAAAGTCACGGAACAGAGTTTCCACGAAATAAAATTCGAATAAGTTTTCAAAACTGACGTCGTCATTGCGATTCCGAAAattcataataactagtaaatccattcaacattaccttccgaaacaaccgaatcaataaaatttaaagaaaaaccaACCACAAAAATAAATCCATGACTTTTCCACATAAATGAAATGCCTCCTCCCAACCATTGTCTATTAAATGAgaaacaaccatcaaaatgtaaaaaattacgaaaaaattatatacgagaactaagagtttttgttttcatcaaaaataaaatatccgaCTTATAATTAGAAACCAAATATTTCAATACAATAACTGTCGAGGATTGCCGTCATAAATCTGCTAAAAAAGTctacatattttaaaaattgattagaTTATATATAAGAAATATTCCCACCATACAAAAATTATAAGTAACGATCGGAATATCTTTGAACCTCTTAATAATGACATCAATATCTTTATAGAGaatgagaaagaaaaagttaaatttaagaAGAGAAAAAGGCGAGAGTATAGAGTCACAAAAAGAACACCCAAGAAAACTAGGTCATAACTAATCTTATCATGAAATTCTATGGTATTTACATAAACTAATTGCAatccactttttatttttccttgatCCTAAAAATACTATCcacattaataatataaataattaaccaattttatttctaattagtCTGACCTCGAAATTGGCATTAATAGACTAAAAAAAATGAAccatatgaaaaaaaaagtattaaaaaataaatatatatacaaccCAAGAGGCAAAATGgtattaaatattcaattttttgttACCACTTTCAATTTACCATTCGAATTACTTGCCAGTTTAACTGGTTAAATCCCTAAACTGATACCGATTCAAGAGCTCTGAATTGAACCCATGTCTCAACTTTaagatttttgtttttattagaCCCGTTCACTATATCCTCCAGTAGACACCTGCAAAATGTTAAGTGCAGCAATTCTTCACATAAAAGACAGGCATCAACTATACCAGTAATTTGAAGAGATGATTCAAACTTTTCTGTTTAACGAACTACTAAGTTAAGCTAATTAGCCAATGACTTCCTAAATTGCCATACTATAAAACTTCCAGACAAAATATGATTAGTATAATCAAAGACGAAGTGAGAAAGTCGGTGAGTTGCCTATTACGGAATTGATTCCTCCTTCAACTACTAGACCCCTTGCCAACCATTTCAGcaatccaaaaaaataaattgataatctGCAACATATCTTAGCTCATGTCATTAACTTTCGTTGTCTTCGAGGTCTACTTTTGGGCTCTTGatcttgatcttgctccagctTTCTTTTTAAATTCACTAAATCTGCTTCGCTCAGCTGGCCATTCAATTGTTGGTTTAATGCATAAGCCTCTGCCAACTTTCTCTTACAGTCCTTGCTTGCAGAATCATGAGAAATCACTGGAACAAAATGTAGAATAAACTTCAAATCAAACTGCAGGTGAAGTCAAGACAGATCAAATAGAAATGTTATAAAAGAATGCAATCAAGAGTAAGTCTCTGGATAGTTGCTCCTACTTTGGCTCTAGGAATTTGCTAGCAGAATAGTTCTACTTCACAGAACATCCCTTTTTGTATGATTTATTTCTTTATATAGCAATATGTATTACATTGTTTAAGGGAACTACCACCGAGTGAAAAGTTAAATCCAAAGTAGGTCCCTTGATCAGAAAAGCACAAAATCCCACAATTTCTTACATTTCACAGTAAAGGCAGAGCAAAATTAGACTAGGGCAGCACTAGAGAACTGACCTGGTTTTGGATAATCTCTTCCTATTATGCACTTTGCTTTAGTTTGAACATTTATTGGAGCTGTCCATGGCTCGTAGATGTACTCCTTTGGCATGTCTGATTATTGACATTTGATTATATATAACATATAACAGAGCCAAAATAAGATGATGATACGTCAAGAAGCCTCAATTACCTTTCAATACTGGGAGAAAATGCCTTATGTAATTACCATTTGGGTCATATTTCTTCCCAAAAGATATCGGAGAGTAGATACGGTTATACTGGCCATCACAAACACCATTAATCTTAGAAGGTTTGAACTAGAGTCCATTCATTTGCAACATAAAGAAGTAATATTTCAAAGCAAAAGCTAGATTCTTGTAGCACAACAAGGACCTCACTTTTTGTACAAGCAGGTGGCAGATGAAAAAATAAGGACAAAACTATCTTCCATTTTATCATGCAAGGATATCAGTTGAATCCATGGAATGATGACATGTGAGATACTTGAATAAAATTACCCAACAGTTTGACAAGATTATTACAAACTATTGTTGCATCCTTGTAGGCATTCTCCTTTGTAAGGGCACTACTGAGCATTAATAAGTCGTAAAACACTGGTGAAATGGACCCAAACTTAGATTTAGGATGCCAGTTACTATGGGAATCCAACAACTGGCAACATCATCATGAAAACTTGTATGTACAAATGATTCATACCTGATAAAAGAATGATGAACATGACAGCCATAGCCAGTTCCCATTGTTAATTGCCCAATCTGAATCAATTAGAAGTCTCTCAAAGACATCACGCCCTTTTTCCCAATGCACAAACTATCAGCAGAAAAGTTTTTGTCAAGCAAGGAGGAGTtatgaaaaagagagaaaatgacATGTTGGTCATACCAGATCGCCACGAGTTAGAAAACAGGCAACACAATGCCTTGCTAAATGGTGCATCCAACCCCACTTGCTAAGCTACAAGGGCAACATATCTAAGTTTCAAACAAGCTTCCTATTTAACATATGTAAAGTAACTGCAATTTAAACTTGatgatagaaaataatttagtagTTTAAACACAGACCTAACCTGAACCATGATAGCATCAATCCAAGGATATCCAGTTCTAGCTTCCCTCCAAGCTGCTAGCAATTCGTTATCATCACTCCAAGGTATCTAACATTGTAATATAGTTTCATCAACACTATATATAAGGAATCCATGCAGGgagaatgtaaaaaaaaaaaggtacaaATGGGCACACAAGAAATGAGAATGCATAGCCTCTTACATTAGTAGTTAACCATTTTTAAAGTTTGTTTCTAGATTCTAATTCATATAGCTCCAGTCAAAGAGGTTTTATTAGGAAAGAGCTCCGATCctcttcaaaaaattaaataaataaactagttCATTTGATATTGCAACATAGCTCATAGTTGGTAGAAAGTTCCAATGGCAATAATGAAAAGGTTGAAGAATAAAGAGTAAAATGCTTCACAAAGAAGAAAATTTTCGCCAGTATAGATGATCCTTTATCAAACTATCACAGGTATGGACTACTAAAAGAAATTATGCAGGTTGTCTGAGGAAATCTCGTGCAAGTGATATTGGTTTACCTGCTTGCATATTCTATTTCCCCTCATGTGATCAAAGTTAGGAGTGCCAAAAGCCACTGTGTAGAAGAAATCTCGCCACAACAGCTGCCAATTTTTGAAGCCAAACAATAGTTTAATGGTATCTGCAGCATGATCATCTGTAATACTGAAATTAAAACTGACCTGGCCAACAAGAGAAACTGGTGGTGAAGTGTGCTTTCGGACATTTCTATAGACATCTTGAAGACATTGGTAGA
This sequence is a window from Manihot esculenta cultivar AM560-2 chromosome 4, M.esculenta_v8, whole genome shotgun sequence. Protein-coding genes within it:
- the LOC110612800 gene encoding (6-4)DNA photolyase isoform X1, encoding MPLPFSLSRPQCCRHPLTMASGSTSLIWFRKGLRIHDNPALEYASKGSKFVYPVFVIDPHYMEPDPKAFTPGSTRAGLNRIRFLLESLVDLDLSLKKLGSRLLVLKGEPSQVLIRCLKEWDVKKLCFEFDTDPYYQDLDVKVKDYASSAGIEVFSPVSHTLFNPEDIIQKNGGKPPLSYQSFLKVAGQPSWASSPLSTTILSLPCVGHIGSCEISEVPTVEELGYKDIEQVEWTPFRGGESEALKRLRESINNKEWVANFEKPKGDPSAFVKPATTVLSPYLKFGCLSSRYFYQCLQDVYRNVRKHTSPPVSLVGQVSFNFSITDDHAADTIKLLFGFKNWQLLWRDFFYTVAFGTPNFDHMRGNRICKQIPWSDDNELLAAWREARTGYPWIDAIMVQLSKWGWMHHLARHCVACFLTRGDLFVHWEKGRDVFERLLIDSDWAINNGNWLWLSCSSFFYQYNRIYSPISFGKKYDPNGNYIRHFLPVLKDMPKEYIYEPWTAPINVQTKAKCIIGRDYPKPVISHDSASKDCKRKLAEAYALNQQLNGQLSEADLVNLKRKLEQDQDQEPKSRPRRQRKLMT